In Malania oleifera isolate guangnan ecotype guangnan chromosome 8, ASM2987363v1, whole genome shotgun sequence, a single window of DNA contains:
- the LOC131161401 gene encoding endoglucanase 10 has translation MGERAKSKGCCGWFLVILLAALVATAVVITVKKKFNHSKSEPLPVPGPPGAITKKYADALKIAMQFFDVQKSGKLVNNKISWRGDSALKDGSEENLDLSKGMYDAGDHMKFGFPMAFTATVLSWAILEYGDQMNAVNQLEPARGSLKWITDYLVNAHPSDNVLYIQVGDPEADHKCWERPEAMTEERPLTQVNTSNPGTDVAAETAAAMASASLVFKTINPTYSSSLLKHAKQLFGFADKHRGSYSVSIPEVATYYNSTGYGDELLWAASWLYHATGDQSYLNYVTGENGKLFANFGSPTWFSWDNKLAGAQVLLSRVSFFDSKEASNLQKYRKTAEAVMCGLLPGSPTATSSRTESGLIWVSEWNALQHPVAAAFLAVVYSDYMLTSRTAEFSCNGDSYSLLDLRKFAISQADYVLGNNPMKMSYLVGYGDNYPQQVHHRGASIPADAKTGCSDGFKWLKSTEPNPNVATGGLVGGPFLNETYIDSRNNSMQGEPTTYNSAVVVGLLSGLVTTSSVVQSFT, from the exons ATGGGAGAGCGCGCGAAGTCCAAGGGGTGCTGCGGTTGGTTTCTTGTGATCCTACTGGCGGCTCTGGTGGCGACTGCCGTCGTGATCACCGTGAAAAAGAAATTCAATCACTCGAAGTCCGAGCCACTTCCGGTGCCGGGACCTCCCGGCGCCATTACCAAGAAATATGCCGACGCTCTCAAAATCGCCATGCAGTTTTTTGACGTGCAGAAAT CTGGTAAGTTGGTGAATAATAAGATAAGTTGGAGAGGGGATTCAGCTCTTAAAGATGGAAGTGAAGAAAATTTGGATCTCTCCAAAGGAATGTATGATGCTGGGGATCACATGAAGTTTGGTTTTCCAATGGCCTTCACTGCCACAGTGTTGTCATGGGCCATACTTGAGTATGGAGATCAAATGAATGCGGTGAATCAGTTGGAACCTGCACGAGGCTCACTCAAATGGATCACAGACTATCTTGTTAATGCTCATCCTTCTGATAATGTGCTCTACATCCAG GTGGGTGATCCTGAAGCGGATCATAAATGTTGGGAGAGGCCCGAAGCCATGACTGAGGAAAGGCCTCTCACACAAGTGAACACATCTAATCCCGGAACAGATGTTGCAGCTGAAACTGCAGCAGCTATGGCATCGGCTTCTCTTGTGTTTAAGACAATCAACCCCACATATTCAAGTTCACTTCTCAAGCATGCCAAACAATTGTTTGGATTTGCTGACAAACATCGAGGTTCTTACAGTGTCAGCATCCCCGAAGTTGCGACATATTACAATTCAACTGGATATGGAGATGAGCTCTTGTGGGCAGCTAGCTGGCTTTATCATGCAACAGGGGATCAATCATACCTAAACTATGTGACTGGGGAAAATGGGAAACTCTTTGCTAACTTTGGAAGTCCAACTTGGTTTAGTTGGGATAACAAGCTTGCAGGAGCTCAG GTTTTATTATCCAGGGTGAGCTTTTTTGATTCAAAAGAAGCTTCGAATCTCCAGAAGTATAGGAAAACAGCTGAGGCTGTTATGTGTGGCCTTCTACCAGGGTCTCCAACAGCCACTTCCAGCAGAACAGAGA GTGGGTTGATATGGGTTAGTGAATGGAATGCACTGCAGCATCCTGTGGCTGCTGCATTTTTGGCTGTTGTATACAGTGACTACATGCTTACCTCCCGCACTGCAGAGTTTTCTTGCAATGGAGACTCCTATTCACTATTAGATCTTCGGAAATTTGCCATTTCTCAG GCTGACTATGTGTTGGGCAACAATCCTATGAAAATGAGCTACCTAGTGGGGTATGGAGACAACTATCCACAGCAAGTGCATCACAGGGGAGCCTCAATTCCTGCTGATGCAAAGACTGGCTGCTCTGATGGCTTCAAATGGCTCAAATCAACCGAGCCCAACCCCAACGTGGCTACCGGAGGACTTGTGGGCGGGCCCTTCTTGAACGAGACTTACATAGACTCCCGAAACAATTCAATGCAAGGGGAACCAACTACATACAATAGTGCAGTCGTTGTTGGTCTCCTTTCGGGTTTGGTTACGACCTCCTCGGTGGTCCAGTCCTTCACATAA
- the LOC131161403 gene encoding protein SPA, chloroplastic isoform X2: MSVVPSFLRLHSPFLYSSLHLSSSSASSLINKTLRNRRSAASYPCIKALDLDQNTIVAISVGLVSVAVGIGIPVFYETQIDNAAKRDNTQPCFPCNGSGAQRCRFCMGTGSVTVELGGDEEEVSRCINCDGAGSLTCTTCQGSGIQPRYLDRREFKDDD; encoded by the exons ATGTCAGTTGTACCCTCCTTTCTTCGCCTTCACTCTCCGTTCCTTTACTCCTCTCTTCacctctcttcttcttctgcttcttctctCATTAACAAAACCCTAAGAAATCGACGGTCAGCGGCATCATATCCGTGCATCAAGGCTCTGGATCTTGATCAAAACACG ATAGTGGCGATATCGGTGGGGCTTGTAAGCGTCGCTGTTGGGATAGGAATTCCAGTTTTCTATGAAACCCAGATAGACAATGCT GCGAAGCGTGACAACACTCAGCCTTGCTTCCCCTGCAATGGATCCGGAGCTC AGAGATGCAGATTTTGCATGGGAACTGGATCTGTGACAGTGGAGCTTGGTGGGGATGAGGAAGAAGTGTCAAGATGCATCAATTGTGATGGTGCTGGATCTTTGACATGCACCACATGTCAAGGCAGTGGTATTCAACCTCGATACCTTGATCGCAG AGAATTCAAAGATGACGATTGA
- the LOC131161403 gene encoding protein SPA, chloroplastic isoform X1 yields the protein MSVVPSFLRLHSPFLYSSLHLSSSSASSLINKTLRNRRSAASYPCIKALDLDQNTIVAISVGLVSVAVGIGIPVFYETQIDNAAKRDNTQPCFPCNGSGAQRCRFCMGTGSVTVELGGDEEEVSRCINCDGAGSLTCTTCQGSGIQPRYLDRRYKSLYPILITLDASMELTNS from the exons ATGTCAGTTGTACCCTCCTTTCTTCGCCTTCACTCTCCGTTCCTTTACTCCTCTCTTCacctctcttcttcttctgcttcttctctCATTAACAAAACCCTAAGAAATCGACGGTCAGCGGCATCATATCCGTGCATCAAGGCTCTGGATCTTGATCAAAACACG ATAGTGGCGATATCGGTGGGGCTTGTAAGCGTCGCTGTTGGGATAGGAATTCCAGTTTTCTATGAAACCCAGATAGACAATGCT GCGAAGCGTGACAACACTCAGCCTTGCTTCCCCTGCAATGGATCCGGAGCTC AGAGATGCAGATTTTGCATGGGAACTGGATCTGTGACAGTGGAGCTTGGTGGGGATGAGGAAGAAGTGTCAAGATGCATCAATTGTGATGGTGCTGGATCTTTGACATGCACCACATGTCAAGGCAGTGGTATTCAACCTCGATACCTTGATCGCAGGTACAAGTCACTATATCCTATCTTAATTACCCTTGATGCAAGCATGGAATTAACAAATAGTTAG